From the genome of Streptomyces spinoverrucosus:
ACCGGCCTGAAGCGCGGCGACAACATCCTCGTCCAGCTTCCCAACTGCTGGGAGTTCATCGCCCTCGTCCTCGCCTGCGCCCGGCTGGGTGTGGCGCCGGTTCTCGCCCTGCCCCCGCACCGCGAGCACGAGCTGACGTACATGGCCGAACTCGCCGAGGTCTCGGCCGTGGTGGCGCCCGGCAGCTGGCGCGGCTTCGACCACCAGTCGCTCGCCGAACACGTCGCACGGACACGCGGCCACGGATGCCGGGTCCTGATCGTCGGGGACACCGTGCGTCCCGGCAACGTCGACCTGCGGGCGCTGATGACCGCCGCCACCGGTGACCCCGCCGCCCGGCGGCACAGGTTGGACACCTTGGCCCCCGACGCGAGCGAGGTGCTGCTGTTCTTGCTGTCGGGCGGAACCACGGGCCTGCCGAAGATCATCGCCAGGACGCACAACGACTACGAGTACAACGCCCGCCGCAGCGGCGAGGTCTGCGGCTACGGCCGGGACACGGTCTATCTCGCCGTCCTGCCCGTCGCGCACAACTTCGCCCTGGCCAGCCCCGGCGTGCTCGCGGCGCTGATGAGCGGCGGCCGGGCCGTACTGATGCCGTCGCCGAACCCCGAGGCCGCCTTCGCCGCCGTGGAAAGGGAACGGGCGACAGTCACCTCGCTCGTCCCCGCCGTGGCCCGACGGTGGCTGGAGGCCGCGGCGAAGGACCACCACGACCTGTCCAGCCTGAGGGTGGTCCAGGTCGGTGGGTCCGTGCTGTCCTCCGCCGAGGCGCAGAGCCTCCTGGGCGGTCTCGGCGGGCGGCTCCAGCAGGTCTTCGGGATGGCCGAGGGTCTTCTCAACTACACGCGGCTCGACGACCCCGACCACCTGGTCCTCACCACCCAGGGGCGGCCCATCTGCCCCGACGACGAGATCCTCCTCGTCGACGAGGACGACGTGCCCGTACCCCCGGGGCGGCCGGGCCGCCTCCTGACCCGCGGCCCCTACACGCCCAGGGGCTACTTCGCCGCGCCCGAGCACAACGCGCGTGCCTTCACCGCGGACGGCTGGTACCGAACGGGCGACGTCGTGCACCGGGACGCGGCAGGCAATGTCACCGTGGAAGGCCGCACGAAGGACCTGATCAACCGCGGCGGCGAAAAGATCTCCGCCGACGAGGTCGAGGATCTGGTGCGCAGCCTGCCTCAGGTCGCGGACGTCGCCGTGGTGCCCGCACCGCACCGGGAGCTGGGCGAGTCGGTGTGCGCCTGTGTCGTCCTCAAGGGCGGGCAGACCCTCGACCTCGCGGACATCCAGCGCCTGTTCCACGAGCGCGGTGTGGCCGCCTTCAAGACCCCGGAACTGCTCATGTTCCTCCCCGCGCTGCCCCAGACGCCGGTCGGAAAGATCGACAAGAAAGCCCTGCGGAAGCTGGCCGAACCAGCCGTCCCCACCCGGCCGACACCCGGCCGGGCCCGGCCCGCGCGGGTGACCGCGCTCCCGCGCCCGTAACGGCAGCCCACCCGTACGCCAGGAAAGGAAACGAGGATGGAATCCACCGGCAGCCCCACTCCGCACGACCGGCTCACGCTCCGGGGAGTCGACCACCTGGCCCACGTCACCTGGGACCCCGAGGCCACCGTGAGCTTCTACCGCGACGCTCTCGGCCTGCCGCTCGTCCACGCCGTCACGGGAACCGGCTGGCTGTCGGAGAACTTCCCGGACTTCGTCCACTTCTTCTTCGCCCTCGGCAACGGCAACCACCTGGCCTTCTTCTACTACTTCGACCTCCCCCAGGACCAGGCCCCCGACGACCTCATGCACGTGTCACGGCACATCGCCCTGCACGTCGACACCGAGGAAGAGCTCCTTGCCTGGCGCGGCAGGCTCAAGGCCGCCGGAATCCGGGTCACGCCACCGCTGGCCCACGAGATGATCGAATCCATCTACTTCGACGACCCGAACGGCATCCAGCTCGAAATCACCCGTCCGCTGCGGGAGTTCGGGGGCATCGACGCGCGCGACGCCGAGCTGACCGTGGCCGCGCTGACCGACGTGGTCCGCAAAGGCGATCCGTCGCTCAAGGCCACCTGGCAGCGCAAGGCCGAACTGATCGCCGCACGACACGAGAGGGACACCAACTGATGGCCACCCTGTACATCCTCGACGTCCCCGAATTCCGGGCCCTGTTGGACGCGGTCACCAGCGATACCGCAACGACCGAGACCGTCGGCGACTACGTGTGCGTCACCACCGCCGAGGGACCGCTCGTTCTGGAGCGCGAGCGGATCGGCGCCCGTGACGCCGTCTGGTTCTCCGCGCTGACCGGCGGATACAGCGGAACCATGGCCAGGTTCGACAAGTCCGTGCTCCGGCTGGAAGATTGAGACCGGTCGGCATGACTCACCAGTCAGCTGCGCAGGCACCGGGCAATGGGCTTCGCATCTTCGGCGGCGCGCTGAGGGTGTCTCGGCGCCGGCCGGTTACGGCGGCATCTTCCGTGCGCGGGCGGCGCCGCGTACAGCCCGGCACTGGCGGACTTCGTGTTCATGGTCCGGTGCCGCGGATCTCACTG
Proteins encoded in this window:
- a CDS encoding (2,3-dihydroxybenzoyl)adenylate synthase — its product is MTRAGVVPWPEEFVRQYVAKGYWRQRPLGALMWEWADAYGPRVALVDGDRRVTYRELAETADNLAEGMAGTGLKRGDNILVQLPNCWEFIALVLACARLGVAPVLALPPHREHELTYMAELAEVSAVVAPGSWRGFDHQSLAEHVARTRGHGCRVLIVGDTVRPGNVDLRALMTAATGDPAARRHRLDTLAPDASEVLLFLLSGGTTGLPKIIARTHNDYEYNARRSGEVCGYGRDTVYLAVLPVAHNFALASPGVLAALMSGGRAVLMPSPNPEAAFAAVERERATVTSLVPAVARRWLEAAAKDHHDLSSLRVVQVGGSVLSSAEAQSLLGGLGGRLQQVFGMAEGLLNYTRLDDPDHLVLTTQGRPICPDDEILLVDEDDVPVPPGRPGRLLTRGPYTPRGYFAAPEHNARAFTADGWYRTGDVVHRDAAGNVTVEGRTKDLINRGGEKISADEVEDLVRSLPQVADVAVVPAPHRELGESVCACVVLKGGQTLDLADIQRLFHERGVAAFKTPELLMFLPALPQTPVGKIDKKALRKLAEPAVPTRPTPGRARPARVTALPRP
- a CDS encoding VOC family protein, with the protein product MESTGSPTPHDRLTLRGVDHLAHVTWDPEATVSFYRDALGLPLVHAVTGTGWLSENFPDFVHFFFALGNGNHLAFFYYFDLPQDQAPDDLMHVSRHIALHVDTEEELLAWRGRLKAAGIRVTPPLAHEMIESIYFDDPNGIQLEITRPLREFGGIDARDAELTVAALTDVVRKGDPSLKATWQRKAELIAARHERDTN